DNA sequence from the Actinomycetota bacterium genome:
GGCCAGACACAACCGGAACGACCGCTCGTCCAGTCGTTGGGAAAGGGCCTCATACTTGGTCCGTAGTGCATCGGAATCCATGGTGCGCAGAGCATGGCAGATGCCTGTCAGATGTGCAAGTTATTCTGCATAGACTCCTAACCGACAGCCCGCTAAGTGAAATCCCATGCCTACTCCATCACCCGAACGACCACGCATGTGGGGTCTGGGGGAACGGACATAGCACCATCGGGGCTCACTCCAGACGGAGCGATACGGTTCCCCCAACGGGGGAGTTCCTAAACCTGGTGTCGCACGTTCGAATCGTGCCGGAGATTCGGGTGCGTCAAGGATGACCGTGGCGGAACCGAGGGGACGGCACGACGGGTAGTGCGATGCCATGCGTGGGTTCCGGGTCTACCGCCCCGCGAGCGCCGAGAGGACCTCGTCGTCGCTCGTCTGCTCGAACGAGCGATAGAACTGCCCCACCGCGTAGAAGATGTCCGGCTCCTCGACGGTGATGAGCTCGTCGACCATCTCTTCGAGGCGGTCGGCGGTGTCCGAAGCGATCACGGGCACTGCGAGCACGATCTCCTTGGCGCCATGCCGGTAGATGTACTCGACCGCAGCCATTGCGGTCAGTCCCGTCGCGATGCCGTCGTCGACGAGGATCACGGTCTTGCCCTCGAGATCGAGATCATCGCGACCGCTCCGGTACATCTGTACACGTCGCTCGATGGTCTCTCGCACCGAGCGGCCCAGATGCTCCAGCTCGGCCGTGGAATATCCCGCGTAGGGATTCGCGATCACGGCACCGTCCGGATCGACCGCTCCCACGGCGTACTCCGGGTTCCCGGGAGCACCGATCTTGCTCGTGACGATGATGTCGAGCGGAAGCTCGAGTCGCCTGGCGATCTCCTCGCCAACGACCACGCCGCCCCGCGGAATGCCAAGAACGACAACGTCCGACGCGCCCACGAAACGCGCGAGCTCCTCGGCCAGCTGGCGTCCTGCATCGTGCCTGTCTCGGAACATCCGTACCCCCCACGCCCGTCCTTGGCTGCGCCTGGTATATTCCCCCAAACCGCCAGTCGCGACACCGCGAAGGGCCGCTAGCGCCCGACGCGTGTCCACCGGCATAGCCGGGTCTCGAGCAGGTCGAGGACCTCGTAGAGCACTACGCCAAGGAGCGCCATCCCGATGATCCCTGCGAACATCGCGTCGTAGTCGATGCGGCCCCAAGCATCCACGATGTAGTAGCCCAGACCGCTGGTTCCCACGACGGACTCGGCGAGGAACAGCACCGCCACCGCCGTACCCGTCCCGATGCGCAGCGCGGTGAAGATCTCGGGGAGTGCCGCGGGAACCACGACTTGCCGGAACACCTGAACCCGGTTCGCTCCGAGGGATCGTACAGATAGCACCGATGCTGGCGGGATGGAGCGAGCGGCGTCGCGCGCTGTCACGAGTATCTGGAAGAACACGATGATCGTGATGAGTGTGATCTTGGAGAGGTCGCCGATGCCGAGGAGCACGAGAAGCACCGGAAGAAAGACGACCTTCGGAATCGGGTAGGTCAGGAACACGATTGGCGCGACGACCGCATCGGTCCGGGGCGAACGGCCGAGAAGCAGACCGAGCGGCACCGCGAACAGCGTGCCGAGCGTCATGGCCGCGAGGACTCGCCACGTGCTCGTGAGCAGGTGCGGGGCGAGATCGCTTCGAAACGTCCTCACGAGCTCCCCGATTGCGTCGACCGGGCCGGGCAAGGCGTTCGTCGCGAGCGCCCACGACGTCAGCTCCCACCCGAGAAGCAGCACGGCAATAGCGCCGATGTACCCAGCGACTTTGCGAAGCGGCGACGGGTTCATCGCGCCACACCCGGCACGCTGACTTCGGCCGAACCGCCGACCGCACCCTCCTCGGCCAGGATGCGTCGCACCTCGGCGCACCGCTCGTAGAACCCGACGCTCTCGCGGTGCCCGGATTCGCCCACGCCGGGGTTGTCCACGATTCGCGCGACACTCCCCGGACGCGGCGTGAGTACCACCACGCGCTGACCAAGGAACACCGCCTCCTCGATAGAGTGCGTTACCAGCACGGACGTGTGGCCGCGGTCCTGCCAGAGACACAGCAGCAGCCCCTGGAGGTCTTCGCGCGTGAGGGCGTCGAGCGCGGAGAGCGGTTCGTCCATGAGGAGCAGGTCGGCGTCGAGCGCAAGGGCACGGGCGACAGCGAGCCGCTGGCGCATGCCTCCGGAAAGTTCACCGGGGTAGGCGTTCTCGAATTCGGCCAGCCCCACGCTGTCCAGTGAGCTGTGAACACGCTTCGCGATCTCCGGGCGCGCTACCCCCCGGATCTCGAGCCCGAGAGCCGCATTGTGGCGAACGGTCTTCCAGGGCAGGAGGCCGAAGTCCTGGAGGATGAGCGCGGTAGTCCGCCGGGTACCCGAGACGGGCGATCCAGCGACACGCATTTCGCCGACTGTCGGAGCGAGCAGCCCCGACGCGAGCAGAAGCATCGAGGACTTGCCGCATCCCGACGGGCCGATGATGGCCACCGATTCGCCGTCAGCGACCGACAACTCAACGTCGTCAAGTGCGCGGACGGTGCTCCCGACGCCTACGTAGGTGAGCCCGGCGCTATCGAAGTCGAGTGTAGCCACGCGGCGTCGCTAGGGCATGACCAGGACGAGGTTCTCGTAGGTCACAGTCTCCTTGAGGAGCTGCTTGTCCCCCATCCAACCGAGAACGGCGTCGATCTGTTCCTTCGACGGAACGTCGTGTGTCGGGTACGTGCTGATCTTGTAGCTGTCTTTGATGGGCTCCGGGAGTCTCGCCTTGTCGACGAGCATGGTGCGCCATGAGTCCGGCTTGGCGTTCACCAGACGGGCACCATCGTCCCAGACCTCCAGCAGCGCCGTCATCGTCTCGATTCCTCCGGTGGCGGCGAGATACTCATCGGTGAACACAAGGACGGTCTGCGAGAGGTTCTCGCCCGCAGAGTCGTCGGCAAGGAGCTTCGCGCCCTGCGCCTCCGCCAGAGTGAGCAGCGGCTCCGGCAGAGCTGCCGCCTTGAGCTGGCCCTTCATCAGCAGTTCGAACCGCACGGGGACCTTCTTGACCTCCTCGACAACCACCTTGTCGTCGGACACGCCGGCCTGTCGCATGAGCCCGTCAAGCACGTACTCCTGGATCGTGCTGGACGATGTACCGACCGGAACGCCCGCCAAAGCGCTCAACTCGTTGAAGCCGCTCTCAGGAGCAGCGACTATGCCGAAGCGGCCTTCGGCAGGTGTGGCGCCAAGCATCACGGTCGCGATCGTCACCGGCGTCCCGCCCGCTTCAAGCTGAGCTGCGGCGATGATGTCGCCCATGAAGGCGTCGATCTCGCCCGCCAGGAGCGCGGCGTCGCGCTCCTGGGCGGACTGGAAAGTCACGATGCTGACCGAGAGGAGTCCCGCCTCGGTGAAAAGACCCTGGTCTTCGGCGACCCAGAGCGGCAAGGCGTCCTCTGTCGGCAGCGTGCCGATTCTGACCGGCTGGAACTCGACTTCGCCGCTACCGGCGCCACTGCTGTCTGCGGCCTTGTTCGTACACCCGGTCGCCATCCCGGCGAGCAGCATGGCAACCAGCACGGCAAGCAGTAGTCGTCGAATCCTCATCTGTAGGCCCTCCTTGGCGGTGGGGTGACTCTCAGTCGTCGCATATGGGTCGGCGCAGCCGGATCTCGTCGCGCGAGGGGATACCGGAGAAGCCCGCCACCGATGCCCCTGCAGTGTCGACGAGCAGGCCCACGGTGATGTCGTCGATCACGAACCCGTGACGTTGGTAGAAGTAGAGTAGGGGGATGTCGTCGTTGGAAACTGCTACGCGAATGAACGGCAGACCGTGGTCGCGGCAGTAGCCGTATGCAGCGCGCAAGAGAGCGCCGCCCACGCCTTTGCCCTGGTACTCGGGATAGACGGAGAGCAGGACGATCACCAGCTCACCGCGATCGACGGCGAGCGATAGGAGTCCCGATAGCTCATCGTGTGCCTCGGCGATCATGTTCACGCCCCGTGCCACGTCGAACGTGCGCCCGAACACGTCCACCTCGGTCTCACCGAGGGCACGATCGCATATCTCCTCGATCGCGTGCAGATCGACGCTCTTGGCCTCACGCACGACGAATGCCAGATCGTCCTCGGGCTGGTGCGAAGCGCACGTCACGGTCATGCGCGCCTCGTTCAGCGGAAGATCTCGCTCGCACGATGGGCATCGATACTGCGGGAACGGCAGCTCGACATCCTCAGCCATCTCGTCTCTCAGTCCTTCCGGTCGGTGGAATCTTGGACGCGTGCATGCATTCGCGCCTACTAGTTATACCTCGTACACCGCTCTCGCGCACGCCCGTGAGCGCGCGCGAGCGACGCTGCGTGGGGTAGAATGACGTGCGCACGGCCCTGTTCTCACACCCATTGCCGAGGAGACCATGCACGCTCAGATCCCCCTTCTGATTGATACGCCGTCCGCGCTCAAAGCCCTGTCTGGCACCCGCGCGCTGTACACCGATCTCGATGGCACGCTTCTGGGAATCGGCGGGTCGCTGCTCCTTGGCGCGGACGGAGCGGCTTCGGCCCATACCGCGGAAGCCATCGCTCAAGTGAATGCCGCCGGGCTCGAAGTGATCATCTGCTCCGGGCGCAACCGGATACAGACCTCCGAGATCGCGCGGCTCCTTGGCTGGCGCGGGTTCATCGCGGAACTCGGCTGCGTGATCGTGCCTGATCGCGGTGCGGAACCCACCTACTACCTCGGCGCGTGGGAAGAGACGATGCTTCGACCGGATGAGACGCCGTTCGAGGCCATTGAACGCGTCGGCGCGCTCGCGGCACTGCGGCGCGAGTTTCCGGGGCTCATCGAGAACCACGACCCATACCACCTCAACCGCGAAGCCACCCATGTGCTGCGCGGACACCTCGACCGGGAGCATGCGCAGCGCGTGCTTGACGGACTCGACCTCCCCGTCGAGATCCTCGACAACGGCATCATCCACCCGTCGCGCACGACTCTCTCCGGCGTTGACGAGGTGCACGCGTACCACCTCATCCCCGCAGGTGTGACCAAGCGCGATGCGGTCGCGGCCGACCGAGCCCGGCGCGGGCTCGCGCAAGCAGATGCCTGGTCGATCGGTGACTCGGCCAGCGACGTGCTCATGGCCAAGGAGACCGCGATCGGCGTCCTTGTCGCCAACGCGCTCGACGACGTACGCGTACTTGAGGCGGCACGGTCTCTCGACAACGTGTTTGCGACGCGGGGCCACCGTGGCGATGGTTGGGCCGAGGCCGCTGACGCCTGGCTCGCGGCGCGGTAGAAGGGCTGCCGGGCAGCCGCATTTGCCCACGTCGCAGGAGCGGAACCGCTCCTTGGCCAGCGTGATAGGACCTTGCGGAACCGAAATCGTGAGCCTACAATCAAGCGTGCTCGCCTCGCGAGCATTGACAACCCGGAACCGTGACTCCGTCCGTTAAGGTGCGGCTCCTGTTCGAACACAGGCCACTGCCCGGAAATGTCGAGAGACGCCAATGGGTATAACAGCCTTCCCCGGCTTAAGGGGACGGCTAAGGTGGCTGGGCAGCTCGGGTCTTCGGCGTGAAACGAATGCGCGAGAAGATGGCCCTACGTCGGACAGTGCCAAATCCTCAGACGAGGGAGGGAGTGCAGTCAGTGGGCGACGCGCAATGGCGCGGCGCTTTCCGATGCACGGGCGCATGCGCCTCCCGCCCCTCGTCCACACGGACGCAGGGGCGTTTTCGTGTCGTCTGACTTGCCGCCGACCTAAGAGGGACTACGTGACACCTTCAAGTCCGTAGGCTCCGACTCCCGTCTCCGGGGGCCCGGGGCCCTTTGGAAGACCCGCCGAGGACGGACCGCTCGCGGCCCGTGCAACGGAGGGAGGGAGTACCATGATCTACCTTTCCCAGATGTTGGGCAAGCCGGTCGTTGATTCGACGGGCGCCGACATCGGTTCGATCAGCGACGTTGCGATCGCAACGGGCGAGATCTTCCCCCGCGTCACCTCGCTTGCGTTCCAGGGTCCGGACAAGACGCCGTTCATGCTCTCGTGGCGCAAGTTCGTCGCAGACTTCGACGGCGAGTCCATCACACTCAACGTCGCACGTCCGGACATGCGCTTCTCCTATCTCCAGCCCGATGAGGTCCTGCTCCATCGCGATCTCCTGAACCAGCAGATCGTCGACACCCAGGGAATGAAGGTCGTGCGCGTCAACGACCTGAAGCTCTCCGAGTCCCGCAACCAGCTCCGACTGCTCGGCGCCGAGGTCGGCATGCGCGGCATCCTCCGCGGGATCCACCCTCTCCTGGAGCGTGCCGTCGCCGGAGTCCTCAGGCTGGTCGGCGGGGAGCTCCAGGAGAACCTCATCGCGTGGAACTACATGGATCTCCTCGACCGCGACCTCTCACACGTGCAGCTCTCGGTCACGCACAAACGCCTGCACGAGCTGCACCCGGCCGACGTCGCCGACATCCTCGAGAAGCTCTCCGCGACCCAGCGCGCACGGGTCTTCGAGCACCTCGACAACCCGCAGGCGGCCGAAGCGATCTCCGAGCTCGAAGACGACCTGCAGGCCGACGTCATCGACGACCTCGGCAACCAGCGTGCGTCAGCCATCCTTGGCATGATGGATCCGGATGACGCCGCCGACGTCATCGGCGACCTGCCCTACGACAAGGCCGAGACCCTGCTGCGGCTGATGGGAGTGCGGGAGGCCCGGGCAATCCGCTCGCTCCTTGGATACAAGGAGAAGACCGCCGGCGGCATCATGACGCCCGAGGTCACGACGGTGGCCGAGGAGATGACCGTTCAACAGGTCATCGAGTTCCTTCGCGGCGAGGCCGCGGAGCACGAGTCCATCTACTACATCTACGTCGTCGAAGGCGACCGCCACCTCGCCGGCGTCATCTCGCTGCGCGACCTCATCATGTCCTCGCCTGAGACTCGGGTCGAAGACATCCTGAGCCGCGACGTCATCACCGTCGACGCCGACGACGACCAGGAGCTGGTCGCCGAGACGATGAGCAAGTACGACCTGCTCGCACTGCCCGTCCTCGACGAG
Encoded proteins:
- a CDS encoding phosphoribosyltransferase family protein, whose amino-acid sequence is MFRDRHDAGRQLAEELARFVGASDVVVLGIPRGGVVVGEEIARRLELPLDIIVTSKIGAPGNPEYAVGAVDPDGAVIANPYAGYSTAELEHLGRSVRETIERRVQMYRSGRDDLDLEGKTVILVDDGIATGLTAMAAVEYIYRHGAKEIVLAVPVIASDTADRLEEMVDELITVEEPDIFYAVGQFYRSFEQTSDDEVLSALAGR
- a CDS encoding ABC transporter permease, with amino-acid sequence MNPSPLRKVAGYIGAIAVLLLGWELTSWALATNALPGPVDAIGELVRTFRSDLAPHLLTSTWRVLAAMTLGTLFAVPLGLLLGRSPRTDAVVAPIVFLTYPIPKVVFLPVLLVLLGIGDLSKITLITIIVFFQILVTARDAARSIPPASVLSVRSLGANRVQVFRQVVVPAALPEIFTALRIGTGTAVAVLFLAESVVGTSGLGYYIVDAWGRIDYDAMFAGIIGMALLGVVLYEVLDLLETRLCRWTRVGR
- a CDS encoding ABC transporter ATP-binding protein, producing the protein MATLDFDSAGLTYVGVGSTVRALDDVELSVADGESVAIIGPSGCGKSSMLLLASGLLAPTVGEMRVAGSPVSGTRRTTALILQDFGLLPWKTVRHNAALGLEIRGVARPEIAKRVHSSLDSVGLAEFENAYPGELSGGMRQRLAVARALALDADLLLMDEPLSALDALTREDLQGLLLCLWQDRGHTSVLVTHSIEEAVFLGQRVVVLTPRPGSVARIVDNPGVGESGHRESVGFYERCAEVRRILAEEGAVGGSAEVSVPGVAR
- a CDS encoding MetQ/NlpA family ABC transporter substrate-binding protein codes for the protein MRIRRLLLAVLVAMLLAGMATGCTNKAADSSGAGSGEVEFQPVRIGTLPTEDALPLWVAEDQGLFTEAGLLSVSIVTFQSAQERDAALLAGEIDAFMGDIIAAAQLEAGGTPVTIATVMLGATPAEGRFGIVAAPESGFNELSALAGVPVGTSSSTIQEYVLDGLMRQAGVSDDKVVVEEVKKVPVRFELLMKGQLKAAALPEPLLTLAEAQGAKLLADDSAGENLSQTVLVFTDEYLAATGGIETMTALLEVWDDGARLVNAKPDSWRTMLVDKARLPEPIKDSYKISTYPTHDVPSKEQIDAVLGWMGDKQLLKETVTYENLVLVMP
- a CDS encoding GNAT family N-acetyltransferase; this encodes MAEDVELPFPQYRCPSCERDLPLNEARMTVTCASHQPEDDLAFVVREAKSVDLHAIEEICDRALGETEVDVFGRTFDVARGVNMIAEAHDELSGLLSLAVDRGELVIVLLSVYPEYQGKGVGGALLRAAYGYCRDHGLPFIRVAVSNDDIPLLYFYQRHGFVIDDITVGLLVDTAGASVAGFSGIPSRDEIRLRRPICDD
- a CDS encoding HAD hydrolase family protein → MHAQIPLLIDTPSALKALSGTRALYTDLDGTLLGIGGSLLLGADGAASAHTAEAIAQVNAAGLEVIICSGRNRIQTSEIARLLGWRGFIAELGCVIVPDRGAEPTYYLGAWEETMLRPDETPFEAIERVGALAALRREFPGLIENHDPYHLNREATHVLRGHLDREHAQRVLDGLDLPVEILDNGIIHPSRTTLSGVDEVHAYHLIPAGVTKRDAVAADRARRGLAQADAWSIGDSASDVLMAKETAIGVLVANALDDVRVLEAARSLDNVFATRGHRGDGWAEAADAWLAAR
- a CDS encoding CBS domain-containing protein → MIYLSQMLGKPVVDSTGADIGSISDVAIATGEIFPRVTSLAFQGPDKTPFMLSWRKFVADFDGESITLNVARPDMRFSYLQPDEVLLHRDLLNQQIVDTQGMKVVRVNDLKLSESRNQLRLLGAEVGMRGILRGIHPLLERAVAGVLRLVGGELQENLIAWNYMDLLDRDLSHVQLSVTHKRLHELHPADVADILEKLSATQRARVFEHLDNPQAAEAISELEDDLQADVIDDLGNQRASAILGMMDPDDAADVIGDLPYDKAETLLRLMGVREARAIRSLLGYKEKTAGGIMTPEVTTVAEEMTVQQVIEFLRGEAAEHESIYYIYVVEGDRHLAGVISLRDLIMSSPETRVEDILSRDVITVDADDDQELVAETMSKYDLLALPVLDETGKLLGIVTVDDALEVLEEESAEDLELATGRRRSVTEHGAWQWVSRNGWLVAWSALFVIIAVAIGTQGAEDLAVFLVAAAIPAVVMMRLAEDIASHTMSRVIEPEDEDDRTPLARRVVTDGLSGLAVGLVLGLVAATVVALVLRNSGGELAVTLEIAGLFGGLFGLATLVLALAGTLVGEMAERRYHAGKRVSNTAVSMALMAIGAAAFIGVFLALFPIFGQLIGQAG